The segment tcggggggggggggggttacatattatttttttgtactttctgtccgtctgtctgtcacaaaatcttgtgaatgcttctcctcctatatgttttatctgatagatttgaaactttgtacaatacttcattgccatttatagatgtgcatattgtcgagacaagaggatccaattattttcctaaaggTTACAGTGGATCTAAGCGatgtggaggatgtaaaatagtttggcaacacttctcctatatgcaTGTcggatatatttgaaattttgtacaatacttcaatgccatttgcagatgtgcatattgtagggacaggacgATCTGAgaggtggagggtgtaaaatagtttgtgaacacttctcctatgtggcttatcggagttcataatgtctatgttcctgctcatgctttctcctccattatagggaggaggtttcatttggagcattTCAAATTTGGgaagctggggagacattttctctctcataaaaacaatctctagttcaTATATGCTTTCACATGGAAacgcagaatttattcaaaaacttctacgtgagaagaaaaaaatctcttgctgtggcctttaattcgacatttagatatatcgacgacgtattatttattaacaataataattttcattcatatgtcgattcgatatatccccgtgaactcgaaataaaaaacagcaaaaacagagtcgtccacttctgcttcatacttaaatattttattaacaggaaatattaacggcaaactgacaactcaactttacagggatgtgactgaattcctcagaaatcagaggaaaactggtcaaaaagggaggaaatcACCTCActctacctggaaaaatatcattttctgcaacTAGATCAAATCCagctagtgtttcattttttcgaaaataGAGCAAATCAGAggtttcctctgaaaagaggaaaaatcacacccctgactttataacaaacgggatgatttaagcttctcaatcgtcaattttccatatttatgtagcaatattccattatcacctgcatatggtgtttatatctctcaactgattcgatacgcaagagcttgttctgtttatggtcagttttttaatccaagtaggctactggcaaacaagttggtggtacagaggttccaacagtcttgtttaaagtcagtatttcgcaaatttcatggtcgttataacgatctagtttgccaatacaacctaacattgggtcaatgctgtctgacgtctttcataCTGATtattatgccgttcttggcacactgattttgattatggataactccgtttacctgatcaagacagagggctcacggcgggtgtgaccggttgacaggggatgcttactcctcctaggcacctgatcccacctctggtatatccaggggtccgtgtttgcccaactctctattttgtattgcttatagcagttatgagattgatcattattcgttatcttcacctttcatggaaaaaaatcaaaactttacAAATCATAACGACTGTTAACAACTTGCGAAATTTTTTTGGTTTCTTTCCAAACAAAACGAGTAATTCTATTTTTCCTCCATTTTAGGTCCGAGATTTAGAGATGCGAAGCTTGTGAAACATATGGAGAATTCACGAGTTTCTGATGCTTCTGGGATAGCAGCAAGTCGGAAACACCGTGGCGTACTGTATACACACAACGACAGTCAGAAACGAGACCATAATGTTTATGCCATCAACGCCTCCAACGCAGACATCATTTCCACTCTGAGGTTATTTCCTGCCCAAAACCACGACTGGGAGGACATTGCTGTTGGTCCTTGTGGTGACACAACTTGTATTTATGTTGGAGACCACGGTACGATTTATCGAGTTGAAGAGCCTGATTTCATCTATTCCGATCAGATTCTGCCCAATGTATCTGTTTTCCATTATCAGTGAGTGTGACgcttatatatacataaaaaggcgaaaataacgaacagtaatcaatttcataactcatacaagcaatacaaaatagagttgggtaaacacagacccctgggcacaccagagatgggattgggtgcctaggaggagtaagcatcccctatcgaccggtcacacccgccttgagccctacatcttgatgaggtaaatgGAGTCACCCGTAGTCAAACTGAGTGtgacatctgatcccacctctggtgtgtccaggggttggTGGTTGCCTAACTCTctgttttgttttgcttatacaAGTTATgggattgaacactgttcgttatcttcaccttttatggttgaatgaagtttaaaaacaacaacagcaaaAGAGGCAGGTACGCAAGTATTTGAGAAAAGAAAACCCCATTTCCTCTCTATTTTTCTTACAGGTGGGATTACACCTCTGATACTTTGATGATAGATAGGCATGGCAACGCGTACATTATATCAAGCCATCATGATCACGATAGAAAAATTGCTCGCATAGCCAAAGACATGTGGGACAGTAATACAACAGTAGAGTTATCAACACACTTTCATTTACACCATTTATCTAACCTACATTCTCGTGATTCATCCGGGGGCGATATCTCACCAGATGGCTCTCAGATTTTgatttcaacacatgaacacGTCTACTTTTGGGAAGTCCAACACGATGATGTATtgacaacactacaacacacaCCCATTAGGCTTCCTACTCAAACCTCTGGGACGATTGAAGGGATTTGTTGGGACTCGGAGGGACACAATTACTACGAAATAGCTGAAAACCACCACGACACACCCCCACTGTATATTTTCAATCGTGTTTGAAGAtgcttaaatttgaaaatttcgtaatgtaaatattatcattttattcaatcaGTGGATTGAATAGCTGTGACACACAATGTGACATTGATTCTAATACACAGAAGATACGATTTTATgttattcaaattttttgacattaATTAAATGTAACAATATGGACGTGATCTTTCAAATAGAAAAAAGCGTGAATCCGATGAACAAACTCGTGGTGATTTTTGGAGAGTTGGTAATACTCGTCTTAAAGACGGTTTGGAGGTTTTTCCTTTAAAATGTGTTCTTCCTTTTTTGTATCGAATACATGGATgcatttgtgtatatatatatatatatatatatatgtgtgtgtgtgtgtgtgtgtgtgtgtgtgtgtgtgtgtgtgtgtgtgtgtgagggagagaaagagagagagagagtcagaCCGACAGACCGACAGAGAGAGAAGGGTGCTCTTCTGTGGGTCtctgtacagtgtgtacatatGGTGGGTgtctgtacagtgtgtacacATGGTGGGTgtctgtacagtgtgtacatatGGTTGGTgtctgtacagtgtgtacatatGGTGGGTgtctgtacagtgtgtacacACGGTGGGTgtctgtacagtgtgtacatatGGTGGGTgtctgtacagtgtgtacacATGGTGGGTGTCTGTATAGTGTGTACATATGGTGGGTgtctgtacagtgtgtacacACGGTGGGTGTCTGTACCGTGTGTACATATGGTGGGTatctgtacagtgtgtacatatGGTGGGTTTCTATACAGTGTGTAGATATGGTGGGTgtctgtacagtgtgtacataCGGTGGGTGtctgtacagtgtacatacaatGGGTCCCTGTAGATGATGTACATGGTGGGTATCTCTATAGTGTGTAGTCTTTACAGTGTGTACACACGGTGGATgtctgtacagtgtgtacataCGGTGGGTgtctgtacagtgtgtacatgCGATGGTgtctgtacagtgtgtacacACGGTGGGTGTCTGTACAGTGTATACACACGGTGGGTgtctgtacagtgtgtacataCAGTGGGTGTCTGTACAGTGTATACACACGGTGGGTGTCTGTACAAGGTGTACACATGGTGGGTgtctgtacagtgtgtacatatGGTGGGTGTGTGTACACAAGGTGGGTCtctgtacagtgtgtacacATGGTGGGTCtctgtacagtgtgtacacACGGTGGTgtctgtacagtgtgtacatgCGATGGTgtctgtacagtgtgtacacACGGTGGGTgtctgtacagtgtgtacacACGGTGGGTgtctgtacagtgtgtacataCGGTGGGTGTCTATACAGTGTGTACACACGGTGGGTGTCTGTACAGTGTATACACACGGTGGGTgtctgtacagtgtgtacataCGGTGGGTGTCTGTACAGTGTATACACACGGTGGGTgtctgtacagtgtgtacacATGGTTGGTgtctgtacagtgtgtacatatGGTGGGTGTGTGTACACAAGGTGGGTgtctgtacagtgtgtacacACGGTGGGTgtctgtacagtgtgtacacGCGGTGGgtgtatgtacagtgtgtacatgCGATGGTgtctgtacagtgtgtacataCGGTGGGTgtctgtacagtgtgtacacACGGTGGGTgtctgtacagtgtgtacataCGGTGGGTgtctgtacagtgtgtacacACGGTGGGTGTCTGTACAGTGAGTACACATGGTGGGTgtctgtacagtgtgtacacATGGTGGGTgtctgtacagtgtgtacacATGGTGGGTGTCTGTATAGTGTTTACACATGCTGGGTGTCTGTATAGTGTGTACACATGGTGGGTgtctgtacagtgtgtacacACGGTGGGTgtctgtacagtg is part of the Ostrea edulis chromosome 2, xbOstEdul1.1, whole genome shotgun sequence genome and harbors:
- the LOC125679626 gene encoding uncharacterized protein LOC125679626, yielding MYRFLFLAWILVIFSVINGILGEGPRFRDAKLVKHMENSRVSDASGIAASRKHRGVLYTHNDSQKRDHNVYAINASNADIISTLRLFPAQNHDWEDIAVGPCGDTTCIYVGDHGTIYRVEEPDFIYSDQILPNVSVFHYQWDYTSDTLMIDRHGNAYIISSHHDHDRKIARIAKDMWDSNTTVELSTHFHLHHLSNLHSRDSSGGDISPDGSQILISTHEHVYFWEVQHDDVLTTLQHTPIRLPTQTSGTIEGICWDSEGHNYYEIAENHHDTPPLYIFNRV